The nucleotide window TGGGGGTCCTTTACATACACGCTGACCCTATGCACTGCACAGGTGGCAGTGTCATCCTTAAAAGCCCCCTAACTTCACGCCACCTAAGCCAACAGAAGCtttaatttattactgtaattgCCTTTAGTATTAAACTTTAGTTTAATACTGTAATTGCCAGATACAATTATAATTGTAATGATTAAATAAAGATATACATTGATATCTGTTCATTTATTATCagcctacaataattataaacaaaaacagatacTTTACTTTAGGTGAACAGCTCAATCTAAAgttaactaaagctgcgtacacacttccaatttttatcgttggaaatgaacgacgaacgatcgattgggcaaaaatcgttcgtaaaaaaagtaaccaacgacgccgacgaacgaggatagtcgttggaaataaacgaccggactggcggatcggattggacgacgatcgttgaccatctatcgtgtgtacggtcgttcattgatcgtccatggtctgagcatgcgcggtgaacgaacgttcgctcacttcctgtggtgcacgtcacttcctgtatcgttcaaacgatcgcatctatcgtgtgtacaatatctgcgaacgatcgtgtcgttatctgtatgtacaggattggtgctatacgatcgttcgcagatatcgtgcaggatcgttcgtttaccaacgataataattggaagtgtgtacgtagcttaacatgtGCAGAAGCTAAATTTGGCCTGGGCATCTAGACACCAATGACTCGGGTTTATACAAGGGTAAATATTTCCACAAAGACACAAGGTCCTTATAATGCCAAATCTATGTCCTGCTCTAACCAGAGGTAAAGGACGACCTTTCGGACTGCATACGAGAGGCAATCATTGTATAATCACATCTATTGCCCCTGTGTGTTCACCCTCCCAGCACAGGAGTTGTCCTCACCTCGCACCCACAATGACTGGCACTATACCATCTTCTAATATATGACCTCATATGCACAAATAATTGGCATATGTATGGGCATGTTCATTTAGAGGTGTTATGACATTGCCCTGCCAAGGAACATTACTCACACAGAATTTAAATATTAGGATAGGGAGAGGCTTAAAGGAGAAATATGAGACATGGTACAGGACGGCGTATTATGAGGATATTATCTAATCTATTTCCAGAAGCTATATAGATTGCTTTACCATAGTGGATCGGACTGAGCATGTATCACTGATTTATCTACACAGTCATATAGTACaccttaccagtccttggataaggtgcctgcatttgttttcttatatttgACTGAtgccaatgatgtttttagctatctgcaagggtgacattcttcccaccggccagcagtgtaagagacattcttcccactgaccaccatgctaatgtgacctgtgaatataggaattataggaggggttccctgaagacctgaaagttatttcaaggtttcccccatgtacAAAAGGCAGCAGAGGGTCTCCATGTGTGTGTTaatctttctattttctttccCAAACCTTTTACATTGTAACTTTCTCTTCTAAACAAAACTTTCACCATGAGTTGaggattttgtttttctcatCACATTACTTGGAGTggagttttatcattttacaattaaagtattaaaatttcagttttaggaAGTTAAAGATATTATAACTCAtcaaggttttttgtttttatgtacatgTAGCATTGtacttattgttaaaaaaaaattccagccaCTACATTTAAGGCAGAACTCAAGTTccagtttaaaaatgttgaatcaggccaggctttattacagaaagggacaggggatgtcgCTTCTGCAAGAAGCATTCTGACTGCCTGATTGCTTCATGaaactgtcaaaattgctgagctgccaAAGCCGGGATACCTTACAAAACCccagcccaaccaatcaagaaGCTTGAAGTTTGGAATGAGgtagagaaggaagaagatggcggcacctgtgcTGCGACAGAGGAGTAAAATCTGGGTATAGTACTGCTTTAAGGagtggtaagttttttttttcctatttacttgtatttatatagcaccaacataatatgcagcgctgtacaaagtccatagtcatgtcactagttgtccttctagggagctcacaatctaatgtccctacctcagtcatatgtctttaatacagtctcattgtatatgtatttaatacaatataaggGCAGTTTTGAGGGAAAGACAACTAGCCTAACTACATATTTtggggatttgggaggaaactcgagtacccaggggaaacccacacaaacacagggagaatctacaaactccatgcagatagtgtcctggctgagtttTGAACCTGagaccaagcgctgcaaaggccagagggctaaccaccGAGCCAAGTTGTAATTTATAACATTGTTCCTGTGCTTCAATCTGTCAGTACTCCATCACATTATAACAAAGGGTTGCAATGCCTCTGCCCACCAATCTGCAGGCATACAAATCAGCCTGGTTATGGCCAATTTATATATGTGCCTAATGCTAAATACACATTGGGAATGCAGAATGATGAGGTTTTGTAGCATTGCTGATGTAGACTTATACTAAACCTGAATGAGTGCAGCAAtgcaaattaaagctgaaaaaggTTAGCAGCCTGACTTCCTCCAGGTGTTATAACGTAAACTCATAGAAGCACCTGCTGGGGTACCCAGATAAAGACTTTAGGGTATGGGGTAAACTCCCCCCCAACTTACAATGCTGTGCCAGGTAAACCTATCCACAAGCCTAGTTCTATGGCCTTACAGAATGTTGGGATGTGCACAGGATTTTGGAGGATTCCAGCAGAATAACAGATAAGAGGACAGGAGCTGTAAAGGTGGAATATAGCACTGACCATCCGACCTTTACCTGGacagcatgcacagctcagcattatTCTCTGCAGGATTCAGTGCTGCAACAAAGTTACCCTCACATGCATGCcaatgagttacatcatcctgacaCAGCCaatgacagctctgctttcttgccAAAAAGTCTTCAGCATTCAAAGGTTTCAGGATGCCTGGTCCCCCCTTCTACAAATGGCTTCTACTGCTCACCAATAAacagacagcagtgacacagaGGGGCCAATGTTTGCAGCAGGGGAGCATGAACCTGAGGCTCCAGGAAGTGCTAGTGATTTTGCAGCACAAGTGCACATGTGGAAGGACAGGAATGCTTTACTTTGcaagtaatattttgttttattaatgtaatgaaAGAAACCATTTAAAGGAGATCGACAATGTATTTATCAACAGCGAAATGTTCATTGGTGCCTAGTGTATGACCTCTTCCCTGGGGACACCATTCCTTCTATTGTGCTCTGATCATTCCCAATATACAGCTTCTGATTCCAGGTATTTACCATCAGATTGTAGACATGGCATGGTCACTATCAGTCCCTCCATTGCTGAATGCTGTACTAGAAGCAGGGCCACATGGGGTGGGGATATAACTGGGGCCACGTGGGGCAGGGATATAACGGGGGGCATGGGGCAGGGATATAACGGGGGGGCCTCATGGGGCAGGGATATAACGGGGGGGCCACATGAGGCAGGGATATAACGGGGGCCACATGGGGCAGGGATATAACAGGGGGGGGGGCTCATGGGTAAGGGATATAACGGGGGGCCTCATGGGGGCAGGGATATTAGTGAAGCCACATATTCATCTCACCAGTTTTGCATTATGTGACCTTTTGACCTTCAAGCAAACTTTGATCCAATCCATGCAACCTAACTTTGTCCCACACATGACTCCTCCCCTATACCGAATGAATGTAAATAATCTCTTGGCCACTAgagacagacagccaatcagcgaCTGCGACTGTTCCGCCTACTAATACCGGTAGCTCCCCCAGCACATTATCAAGGAGTTTGGTGTCTGGGAAGATGACGGGGCCACTCAGTGCGACACCGCAGGACAAACATGATGACTTGGAGAACAATCTAATATAAGAGGATGGGGTTGACAGATGAAAGTAATGAATATAAGATGGGGACGAGGGATATAAGATGGGGATGACCGATATAAGATGGGAGATGGGGATGACGGATAAAAGATTGGGGATGGGGATGACAGATATAAGATTGGGGATGACGGATATAAGATTGGGGATGACGGATAAAGGATGGGGGATGACGGATAAAGGATGGGGGATGGGGATGACGGATATAAGATGGGGATGACGGATATAAGATGGGGGATGGGGATGACGGATATAAGATGGGGGATGGGGATGACGGATATAAGATGGGGGATGGGGATGACGGATATAAGATGGGGGATGGGGATGACAGATATAAGATTGGGGATGGGGATGACGGATATAAGATTGGGGGATGACAGATATAACAGGGGGATGGGGTGACACATATAACATAGGGTGACATATAAGATGGGGGATGGGGATGTCAGATATAACATGGGGTGACATATAATATGGGGGATGGGATGACAGATAAAAGATGGGGGTTGGGGTGTCAGATATAAGATGAGGGTTGGGGTGTCAGATATAAGATGAGGGTTGGGGTGTCAGATATAAGATGAGGGATGGGATGACAGATATAAGATGGGGGTTGGGGTGACACATTGAGGTGCCGGTTCCGGTATCAGTGCGGGGACTTGGGATGAGTTTGGTGATCACACCCCTCCCCCTTACCTGAGCTCCGCCCATGTCCCCGCCTCCCGGCCAGTTTCTTCCAGTCTCCGGAGGATAATACCCGGCTCCCcagcccgccgcctcctcctgccTCTGCCGGCCCAGCACCTCTCCCCCCGGGTAATATCCGCCACCATCCCCGGCTCTGTGCGCGGCAGACATGGAACTAACAGAAGACACACGGCCGCGCAAACACACTCCTACTACGCATGCGCGGAGCCCAGCACGGCAACCGggtatcagccaatcacaaagcttAAGGCTCTCGGACAACTAATGGCACGCGAGCGCGTAAACATAGCCACGCCCATTAGAGATTTGTACACCCAATGAGAAGTGAGGAGAATTAGCTGTCATTTTTCTGAAGTTCCCGCCCTAACTTGTCCTTATAATGATCCTGTCCAATAGTGAGTAAAACTTTCCTGTGGCGTCAGCATTCCTTTCCACCAATGGCAGGCGACCACCGTTCACACAATTATACTTCGCCTTCTCCCACATCGCCTCCTAGCCAATCAGGACGTAAAAGCGCGTTAATCTTTAGAGGTCACCCACCAATGCTAAGCTATTCTGGACTCCTCATCCAATCAGTATGTGGGTTCTCCTGGCCGCGCCCCCTGGATACGTGATGTCTCTCCTACGAATCCCACGCCTCTAAAAGACCGCCGCGCCGCCGGAAGTCGTGTAAAAACGATGGCGGAATTCCTTGTTTCCGGTGTTGCGCGGTGTCCCGTGTGACGAGAAGCCCCGTGCCGGGGCGGGAGGCAGAATGAATTATATGCCGGGGACAGCCAGCCTCATAGAGGACATAGACAGTCAGTATACACCCCTCTTCATTCAGCGTGTGTGTATTGGTATGGCCCCCAggagcatgctgggacttgtagttctgaGGTATTGCTGAAACCTCTCACTCTGCAGCCAGGCTGCTATGTGGCCCTTTGCTGAGTTCTTGGGACCACAGACTGGCCTTGTTATAGAAGAGAGGCCTGTGTCTGCTATCTGTATGTACTCAGGGACAGCTTTGTGTCTGTATAGCATTGGGGCGATTTCACTTCACTTCCTGCCCTGGTATTTGAAACAGGAAGTGGGGACAAATCCTATATTTAAGTGGGGGAGCTACCAATGCTTCTGCAGTGCCAACTAATTTATATACCAATCACCTCGGCTTCTAGATTGAGCTGCTAACAAATCACAAAACCTCCAACCCGTCTACCGTACTAAAGGAGTGTAATTCCTCACATGGCCACTAGAACAGCTGGAGCTGGCATACCAAGGGTTAAAAATAGGACAAGTAATCTCTAATCGTTACCCTATTGGTTCATTGATGTGACAGCCCGCCATTATAACATCCAATAGGAGCgtgaaaaaacagaagaaacaagaACTCATGAGAATGGCATGCAGTGGATTTATCTACATttgctagagcaggggtgtcaaactcaaatacacagtgggccaaaattaaaaacttagacaaagtcgcgggccaaactttaATAGCACCGCTACttcaattccctgcatctataaaacagtccaatgcggggccacacataggcagagagcccgctggtctatagacgtgagtgatgccgggaattgtatcGGCAATATTTCAAagcagtggtgggccagctgcaattcatatttaggattcctttgggggccaaaaaaaaaaggacattgtgggccagagtttgacacccctgtgctagagaatgtaatgtgaaaccaaatgaattgcggcattcatttggtttcacattgctttccctggcacagtaaaacaattactaTAGCAATatctctatgataattcctgattattgactttacctgtcagtataaactccgcagcgtccacacataggctgctgttcaatagacacgagtgatgccgctactacagttcccggcATCACATCATtaaaatgtggggccacacataagcagagaggccgctggtctagagacgcgagtgatgccgggaattgtagttgcGGCATTGtactatagaacagcagcttaatatgaattgcagttggCCCGTCATTCCTagggattgcagtagcggcgagCCAGcagcaattcatattaagaattcttgggggccaaaaaaaaaggagtgcCGAGCCAAATTTTTCCCGCGGGCCATactttgacacccctgttccagaggaaggtaaaaaaacctTGTTCTTTGTAGCTTTTCACCAATTGCAGgtaaaaaaagatcaaatttgTTTTCATAGATGCACATAAAATGTTCACTAATTGTCAGCTATAATCCATCTGAAACGTGTGTGCTGCTAATGAGAGGATTCTGCACAAGTGCTTACAATTCTCCTGATTACCCTTGAGTCTGACCATTTATTCAGAAAGGGGGGTTGTGGTATAGATAGTACTTTCCGTATAAATGTCTGAAGGTCATGCATTGAATCACAGCTGTGTGGAGAAGGAGAGGTCTTTGTAACGTGACAACTCTGATAAGCTGAGATATGAATTGTGAGGTTCCGTGCGTCAGACGCTGCATGGAGGCCACACAGGCTGGGCCAAGGACCGACCTTCAGCGCGCTTTCTGATTGCAGCTGTGCCGGTCATAATCATCACTCAGCATTGCTAGGGAGAGGAAGCAGTGCAATGCTGAAGCAAGGAAAAGATGTGCCATGGGCATCTAATgacttaaagcttacctaaactctgaaatttcactttacaaaaaagggtagacaacccttttatgtagggtaaaaattctgttaattCTATTAATTCCCGATTGCTAATGAATGGGAAGGCAAAGCTTCCCGGGACACCTATgttatgcatcccaggaggctcttgggtgcttctgcacatgcccgagcatctcgagcatgcgcagaaggagccttttcgtgaaaagagtaAAATTTGCTCGCacgcgcagtgagatcggcaaggtttttttccatctacgtcacctgatctcacacctgtgtcAGGTGAtgtagaagaggagaagatgatgCCGCCCAGGCAGTGGCTCGGGGTCAGATGCCGgggcgacgcaggacccgatggaagagatgTCTGGATGGATTGTActaccctgcgggattgaaggtaagtgtatttttttttttgttttaggcacttttaagtttagttcctctttaatatgtaTCTGTTATggttatcacttttttttttttttcttaccttagATTTGGTGAccgcattaattttttttccttaggcTAGTGATTGATCAGCTTCACGTTTACACTTATAacttttaggtttactttatgATATTTTGTGGAATAACATTTGCATGAGGATCAATACCTAACCCATATCAAGTTTGTGCCATGTGTCTAAGCAAACATGAACCATCTAAAATGTATCTgctttcatttacagaaaaacacTTGGTCCTTCTCAGAGATGGAAGAACTCTCATTGGATATTTGAGAAGCATCGACCAATTTGGTGAGAACCATTATTGTGCACCTAGTTTCTTGTGAGAAtaccgtgttctccccagctccatttagccaggcacaccacctggcactttttagtaaccacctggctgtataTGTACATGTCCTCTTTATATAGACATGCTGCTAGATGTTGCCATCTTGGATATCTGCAACCTCAGCAGATTCAGAGCTGTTCCTTGATGGATATAGTGATCATTCACTTCCCTGGCGCTGCATAAAAGGTTGTGAAGGCTATGAAATGCAGGGATGGAGGTAGCAGTTCTAGACATTGTGGTTGGTGGGAGGCTGCCGGTCCACCTCGCCTTTACCCCTTTCACAAAGTCAACAAAAGTAATATcatggtaaataaatacaaagaaaaaaagacatcattgcttactaatacaatattaaaatacactGAATAGTGAAAGTGATATAGTGAAAACAAGTTCCAAACttacttttatgtttgtatgatattataataaaacCTCTTATGATCCCGGATGTGGTGggttaaaaaacatttgtgtacagTGATGGGTCTACCAAATTGGAAAGAAGAGATCCTATCCCCATAAAATCTGCAATGGTGCCCATTCCCCACCCCAACCTGAGGTTTGCTATGCTGTAAATCTTTGCCGTAAGTGCACACTTCCACGTTTTATTCCTTTAGAAGCTCGGCAAAATACCAAGAATTAGGTTTTGCTGCTATAAcccaggaagtgtgcacaggacagctctgCATTTCCAAAAGTGATTATAATTTAAGCTGAAAATCCCGTAgttacagtaaaaaagaaaattacagtagTTTGACTTTTGTACACTAGTACAAATGAAAAGTCAACTCATGACACCTTCCTAAGTGGATGACAAGAGTTTTCCCATCTGCATTACATTTGATCCAGTCAGCGTGCAGGCTTTGGAGTATTTATTTTGGGGCAGTAATTTTGTAAGCATATCTGTTCTTTTCATGTCCCAGGATGCTGTTAGAGTTTTCAGGATGGATAACAATATGGGGTGGGAAAAGTAGAAACAGATTTGCCTGCAGTAATGCATATTGGTCACCAGGTGGCAGCAATACATGCAGTAATTGTGTAGTATTTAGTTAGTTTGCCCTAAGTATtccctgtatttaaaatataatctgCAAAAACTTTGCACCCTACCCATCTCTTTTCTACAAGTAAACCTTTTCTTTATTGTAGTTTCCTCCGAACCCCTTGCCATTCTTGTACTTGCTTGCCCCCGTTGAGATTTCTTACAAGGTCACAAGCTGTGTCTTATCTTCAGAGACTGGACCATGCTAGTGCTTTACATGAGTGAGTTTGAACCACAAGTTACTGACCCCAGTTATCAAATGCAATTGGTCTAAATTGCCTTCTCATACCTTGTCCTGGAGCCTCAATCCTCACACAGTTCTATGTTGCCAGTACTCATTACTTCCAGTAAAGTTGTTGGACTGTCCTGTCCCCTCCATgccttctatttctttttattatgagaCCGGTCATTGTCTTGCTGCATAGTGACACAGGCAAAtattgtaacaatattaataatattgcacagAACTCAACATTATACATCAATTCTTTTTACCTTTGCATGCTTCTTTATTTACAAGTTGAGAATTTTGCCAGCTTCGTGTCATTTATAACCTGTAAACACAGAAGCAGGTTGGCCCTCCATGTGAAACTCATTCTAAATTGGTGGCATTCAAATGCGTTTAGGGAAATCCCTATCCCAGCTAAAAGTTAAACATTTGTTATGCAAATAAATGTTCTGACTCTTATAGGCAAAGTGGTGATATTTTTAGTGGATGTTCAGTACAATACCCTTTGTTCTTGAATTGGTTTATATGCCGGTTTACCTTACAGGAACTAGTTCTAACTTCTCACACTTATACTTtttgaacttttatttctttatgatgCAATGTTCATTTAGATAGTCTTGTCTTTCTAACAATATCTAATTAGGAATATTTGTATCACTGCAGTAAGTTTgatttcagacctgtggttgtCCCATATAATTACAAGTAGTTCTTCTAGGAATAATTACAGAAGTTTGTGTCTGTGGTTTTCTCCCTTAGCTAATCTCGTGCTACACCAGACCGTGGAGCGGATACATGTTGGGAAGAAATATGGAGATATCCCCAGGGGGATATTTGTTGTGAGAGGCGAGAATGTGGTTCTCCTCGGAGAGATTGTAAGTAGGCTAATGAAATCATTTTACAGTCTCGTTAAGAtggaaattgtttgtttttagcaAGTCTAATGCTGGGTTAAGCAGCCTCCGGCTTTTAAGATTTCGACAAACCGTATCTTGGTTCCTTCTGCCAATAAGGAAGTTGTCCcatttatcatgtttttatatctataggcgcacattttattttgcagcctCTAAATCCACAAGTATATAAGAAATGCAAATACTCCTATCAGTCTATTTATCTACATTGTGGTTTAAATGCCCTCCTTTGTATATGGTAAATTATATTTGGTAAACGGGGCGCCTGGAATCCAAACTCATGGGCAAGCACGGTGGCTCATTAgttggttagcactccggcctctgcatctctgggtcccaggtttgaatctcgggcaggacactatctgcatggagattgcaggttctctctgtgtctgtgtgggtttcctcccacattcaaaaaacatgaagtcaggttaattggctcccccaaatTGACattggactgtaataatgacatatgactatggtagggacattagattgtgagctcctttgtgggacagctactGACAGGACTATGtaacagcactgcgtaatatgttgctgctatataaatactggataataataatatgggacTTGTATTTCAAACTAATGAATGCAATTctgtaatattaaacattaaa belongs to Pyxicephalus adspersus chromosome 2, UCB_Pads_2.0, whole genome shotgun sequence and includes:
- the LSM1 gene encoding U6 snRNA-associated Sm-like protein LSm1 encodes the protein MNYMPGTASLIEDIDKKHLVLLRDGRTLIGYLRSIDQFANLVLHQTVERIHVGKKYGDIPRGIFVVRGENVVLLGEIDLEKESDTPLLQVSIEEILEEQRVEQQNKQEAEKVKMQALKERGLSIPRADTLDEY